A window of Hypomesus transpacificus isolate Combined female chromosome 7, fHypTra1, whole genome shotgun sequence genomic DNA:
GGGCCGCCTGGGCCgtttttttgtcccagtccagccctggagAGAACCCTCAGCCAGCCCACAGACTGTAGTATCTCTAACATGTAAAGACCCTCAAGAAAAAAATACTTAATTTCTCTCTTCCAATGCTCTagtcagacaaaaaaaacagtcacactTATTCTAACCCCTACAAGCACACTATTTACTACAATTTGACATCTAGTGTGCTGGTTATTGAAGACATTGTGCAGCACTGTGGGGGTTATTATGACTTAAATCCACGAGAATGTGcagcaggggcgtagccagaataatatttttgggtaggcctagaaaaatatggataggcatcttttcagtttttttttcttatttactttgcgatgtgcacccggtgcataatttttcggagatattttcgtttttgggtaggccttagaacaaattaggtaggcctgtgcctacccaggcctacccgtggctacgcccctgatgTGCAGTGATAGCGTTGTTTTCCCATCGTGGTGTCCATGTTCCTCCAGGGTTCTTCATGGAGCCCACAGTGTTTACAGACGTTGAGGACCACATGTTCATCGCCAAAGAGGAGTCCTTCGGTCCCATCATGGTGGTGTCCAAGTTCAAAGAAGGGTATGTGGTTTGTCTACATGTGAAAGCCCCTTTTTGAAAACTCTGAAGAGAGAAATtcactccttctttctctctttgcatCCTCTAAAAGATGTAGTAAGGCAGTTCATTTGTGACAAGACAAGAGACTGTCATTAGACTAACTCTTGTTCAACTAGCATTCTCACGTAACAGATGCTACTGCAAGGGTGTTATAGTATCATTAAGACTTTGACAAGCATGCGTATGCCCCTTTCTAAACCCCACCACACTCTTCTACCCACCGTTGTAAACTTCCCCCGACCCTCCCTCCCAACCACAGGGATGTGGACGGCGTGCTTCGGAGGGCCAacgacacagagtttggccttgcgTCCGGCGTGTTCACGCGTGACATCAGCAAGGCCATGTACGTGAGTGAGAAGCTAGAGGCGGGGACTGTGTTCGTCAACACGTACAACAAGACCGACGTGGCCGCGCCGTTCGGCGGTTTCAAACAGTCAGGCTTTGGCAAAGACCTCGGTGAGTTTGGGGCCGACAGGGTGGGATAAGTACAGAACAGGAGAGGTATAAAAGTGTTGACTAATTGTCTTTTCTCTTCCTTGTCCCCATAGGAGAGGATGCTCTTCTGGAATACCTTAGGACCAAAGCAGTGACTGTGGAGTACTGAGCCGCCCTTCCTAACAAACCAACCCTCAATTGACCGGGCCACCCAATACTAAGCACAGCTACGGCTTTTGCTCACAACAGATGTGAGGCAGGGGAGAGTTGTCAAAGCCCTCCGGTACTGTACGTGCCTACAGTTTTTAACATTCTGCATGGGAACTCACATTACGGACACACATGGTTTTCCTTGACTTATGAAACAGAAACTGCATACCGTATGAAACCCAGAGGTAGATTTTAGTGTCCGCAATGGGAGCCACGGTGGATTCTAAAATATCAGCTCCTTAATGTTTTCAAGGTTTCATTTCTCAAGTTGTTTTTACAGAGCACTTGAGGCAAACCAAGCCTAAAACTTGTAGCATTTTTTTGCCGTTGTAGTTACATCTTTTCATTGTAGCTCACACAGGCTAACTGGGTTTTGGCGCTTCATCAAAGCTGCTGGTACCGTTATTTTGCTGAATACATTTGCAAATCTTTTTCAAAATTTTGTTTATTTGTAAATATATTATTACAGAAGAGGAAATTAAGCGTTATATATTTTTGACATTGTATTCAGTCATAAAATGAAAAGTTTTGTTACACTATCAGACCATTTGTTTTAAAGCAAACCAACCTAGTGGCTAACCCTTATGGGGTTTTactttttataatatattaaaaaTAAACTAACGAAGAAGAATGAATACAGTATTGTTAAAAGGTGTTGGCCACAGGCACGGCTCCAAAGGCTATGAAATCCTATGTTTCCATCATCTGTGTCATTGTTTGTTAAGCACTTGATGAATCAGTACAAAAAGGGAGACTCTTGTTCCACACACTCAGCAGCACCTATCTGTCAGTGTTCACTATCAAATGAGCATTGGTGAATAAACGATCTTCTTTAAATGTTGCTCTCTTGTTTCCTTGGTGATGACCTCTACACGAGTTGTTGTATTTGCCAAACCACAAAAAAATGATGCCCGTCCTTTTACCCCTCCTCTAATGAAAGAGGGGTAAACTGGACATTATTAATCAAATACGCTGGAAGTGCAGTTATTTGACTCAATAGGTTAGATCAGAGCaggaatggtcaaagtaaagaAATTAAATGTATACTTTGCAAATGAATTAAGTCAATTACAAGAcgaacatgttacaaaatgaaggtttcAGTCTTATCTGCTCTGCAAGTACAAGCTGAGAAATTAATGTAAAATCAACCCAGAACAATGCTCCATATTACCTTTTATACCCAGGTATTATATGTAAGAATAACTAATCAGACCACATATGGACCCTTgcttatcaacatatgactaccAAAGCAACAGTAAATCACATAATGAGGTGGATCATCAAGCAACTATCTTTAGATTAATCGTGGGGACAGCCTACACCTCCATGTTTGTTCATCTTCAGTCATTTAATCCCAGACTACCATACCAAGCACACAAACGATTCGGGATTCAAATAATTTTATAATGAAGTGTAACAATATTCACATATTTAGCAAAAACTGGAGTTGAGATCAAGCATCATCAAGTTACTTATGAATATGTCTAATTACATAACCCACAATGTAATGCAGATGATACTAAAGGCTTTCGTCCCATTTTCACAAGGCACAGGTGGTTgataaaaaagaaaatctgGATTCCTTTAATGGCTTTGCCCCGTTATCTATGCAACTTTGTATTACAAAATATCCTGTTTATATCCGTTttgaaatatacagtacagCTCAATTCTGTATCCCCTAAAATAATCAAATACATCCTAGGTTCAGCAGTCTCACAAGATTAACTGAGGGGCAACATACATGATTATAGATGCTTCTAGGTCCTATCACCAACACAATTCCTTCTAAAACACTATAATAACTTGAGTTTTTGCTTTAATTATATTTGGCTCATAACAAAAAGTGGTGTCCTCATGGTGCATTCTGATGTTTGTGTTCCCACTATAATTGCAATCAAAATCCAGCGAGTCTCCTTGGTGTGTCCATTATAACTCCAAAATAAGATCTGCAATGTAGGATCCATCAATATGATCTCAACTGCAGGTCCAGAGTTAGTAGTAACCAGCTCATATACCAGGAGAGTTGACTGAGTGAACTGATCTCCCAACAGTTGATCAAGTTAAAGTTCCTAAATGGCCATAAAGACCTCATCCTCCTGATTCTCCAGCACTTGGATGTAGACTTTTCTATTTCTCTGGCTGTTGCCGGGCAGTTTAAGGCTTTCTTCAGTCAACTCACTCTCCTCATCAGAATCTGATTCGCCGGTCTGTGAGGAATCCTCAGAATCATTATCCGAACCACTCAGCTCTACCACTGCTACATCCTGAAAGAGAAATTGAAttaaagaggagagaagagaacaaTTTACAAAAtgatggcgaataaaccaaattctgattctgatctacCAGGTTATACTGAATGATAACTAAATGGGTTGATCCAGACccgcccaccagaactggcccccgtatacgccaccacagatgccctgccctgctaatgTATGCACAACCTGAGttagatgtgatgctagttcgaaagatcaatagttaatgcgagcacgCGTAGCGCGCAATCCAATTTAttttgcctttatttgagcgcaacaTATTTTTGgagctttgtgtaaaataaacaaagccgtttttcaattggtaacaCTTTGTGCATAGCAACCCACCTTCTGACTTCAAGTTTCAATGACTTTCCGTTACGTTAAATGACTGGACTATATTTGTGGAATGATGAAAGATGTGAATTAGAAACACAAAACCTATTGCCAATGACAGCGGTCATAAACTTTTCGCAGCGATGAATATCAAGAAATGCGAGCAGACCTGCGAACGCAGACATTTGACCTACATATGGCCCATACAAATCAACTATATATATTCTATAATAACTATTTTTAAAGGATTTTTGAATGGATGCTAATCTTTAAAAACCTCACGTACCCCCTAGACTGCCTTCACGTACCCCCAGGGGTACGCGTACCCccggttgagaaccactgttctaGTACAAAGGTATTTCACGTAGCATATTTGTATGGTAACCACTTTAGACTCACCATTTCTATGATTTTCTCGttctcctccacactctctaTGTCAAAATGGCCAGGAGGACACAGTTCCATTGCCCTTTTCAACTTTTCATTGGCCTGGGCCATCTGCGGCAGGAAACTCTGCAGCCTATCCAGCACTGAAAACATTGTTATTAGCTAAAAACACCCCCGAAAATTGTAATTATATAACTTTAACAGTACAATCAATAGATCACAAATATACATAGGTATGAGTGTAGATAGAGAATACATGTATTGGAACACAATTAAGTAAAGAGGAGCAAACTCACCGCTACTTCTTGGGATCCTCTCGGTCTGCAAAGTGGTGCCAATCTTTGAAGATTTGAGAAGAAGCTTGTCGTGGAGACCTGTTCAGAAAAAAGTACGGTAAGCGAAGATCCCTTTAACAAAAATGAAATAACCTGCCTTGAACACATCAGTACGCCATGTCTtccatagctagctagccagctagctagttgCGGCAGGGTAAATAAGATCATTTACAAAGAAtcttgaatgaaaaaaaacgtTTCGAACCTCTGCCGTTGCCATAAGAGAGCAAATCTTGTGATTCAGATTTCTTAATATTAAAATCCAATTCCATTTTTGTCGTTGTGGGATTATTTCGCTGCGACATGCGTCTTTCTCATAGATTTATATATTAATAGACACAGCTAGATttttcttccaagatggcgtccccattcatttctatgaaaagtgctcattggcgcagtgaggcaagcgagagcacgaaatggaccgcgccatctttccagactgACTCTTCCGGTCTTGCGCAaaagcttgttcctagctccgaaactcgtgcatgaTAGAGCCATAGAAAAGCTTtggtgcatgcttgcaactagctgtgcacgtcatactttgcaacaaccagtcgcgagcttgtgagctggagccaAGCCCCCACCGgaaaatggctgtttatcaatccgaagaacgctgagaactaGTGATGGGCAAATCGAGGCTTTTCGAAACAACGAGACAATTGAAACATTGGAGTCGGGGCCTTTGAAACGCTCGAAACCTTTACTCAACAGCGACATCTGCTGGCAACTACGAATATGGCATAACTAACAATGTTATACCAAATTCCACATTGTGTTCTTAAGGATCTTTGTGGTTGAACGGAATTATTGCCGTCCTTCATTGCATTTATCGTGGTATCAAATACGGGAGCGATGTCATCTAACAATATAAATAATCCCAAATATGATTATAGAACTGTTTGAGACGATAAACTCAGTGTACAGTTGTTACACAGTTAGTTGTCTCAAACTCACAATCTCACTTtcctatatttgattggcttagagatggttttgggagctGTGATCCCGCCTccttctacagagacacaaaactttttttaaaaaGTGACAAATCTTTTCTACaaatacacaaatctttttttacagagctccatctcctggcactaatttcacgccatagtCTCACGCATTCAAAACCTTTGTGGCTTTGCCGCCTCATTTTATACCCCGACACGTCAGAGTCTTTTGGCAAGTACGAGACAGGTTTCGTTCAAGATCACGTCACAAAACGTTTCGAAACACTTTGACACGTGACCGGAAGTGTTTTTAAAACCCGTCTCGAAACACTGGCTGTTTATAAATCCACGtatttttccgttcttgtgttcttgcgaactcgtttgcatcatcttttattgcccaagtacggttccaatccaaagaacacaagtcaccaagaacgccaaaaatacccggaaatgttcctgatccgcctcttttatcgaggatgcatcggatggtgacttgatcagcgagaacgcttctgatttcacagaagtcattgcaagatgtcaagcgaggcggacatacctcacaactgtaattttttacttttcatatttcagctaaacggtacgtgtaaatcagcatctgaattaaaatgtgacgagaaatgggcagttcagtcgctgaaaatgttcttattgaatcgatgaaacggctaatttgtatatttgctccgacttgtcgataacctagctagtagcatctcagtgcagtgcagacactagttaacaggtactgtaagttagcaagggctacagcaaacgtaaaattacaggtagacaaaccattttttagctttgttatctagtttttgtagttagtcagtgttatcataatgctgcgagtccaggaaaaccctaccATCTTAATtaattctccgtccttgcaagaccattctcgcaaggaggcttgccagaacgttcttcaaaagaatgtatttgcgttctcagcgttcttcggattgataaacagccgttGTTCCGATGCAGTGAGTGTTGAATGTGTCTGGACAGTATCGACACCTTAGTACCGAGCAGCCCATCACtactgagaacgcaagtacattcttctgaagaacgttcttgcaagcgtccttgcgagtatggtcttgcaaggacgcaaggacggagaatgaattgagatggttagggttttcctggactcgcagcattaagataacactgactaactacaaaaactagttaacaaagcaaaaaaatggtccgtgtacctgtaattttacgttttctgtagcccttgctaacttacagtacctaatgttaactagtgtctgcactgcactgagatgctagctaggttatcaaaaagtctgagcaaatttacaaattagccgtttcatcaataaaataagaacattttcagcgactacaTTGCCTAATTCTCGTC
This region includes:
- the nopchap1 gene encoding uncharacterized protein C12orf45 homolog, whose translation is MSQRNNPTTTKMELDFNIKKSESQDLLSYGNGRGLHDKLLLKSSKIGTTLQTERIPRSSVLDRLQSFLPQMAQANEKLKRAMELCPPGHFDIESVEENEKIIEMDVAVVELSGSDNDSEDSSQTGESDSDEESELTEESLKLPGNSQRNRKVYIQVLENQEDEVFMAI